From a region of the Paenibacillus lutimineralis genome:
- a CDS encoding aminopeptidase, giving the protein MDNFNQLLEKYAELVVRVGVNIQPGQLLIVQAPIETVDLTRLIVGKAYEAGAKLVQVEWIDEMISRIRYEKAPEDSFSFYPKWEADKMEQFAEAGGALLYIKVPDPELLRGVDSLRVSTAVKAAAIAREKFNTYTHNNIISWSLIKAPTLAWANKVFADLPQDNRIDAMWEAVFAMNRVGGDDPVLAWQEHIKQLKERQEFMNNKRYRSLHYRAPGTDLRVQLPEGYQWLGGGDLNASGTYFVANMPTEEIYTMPHRAGVDGTVRSTLPLNLNGQLIEGIELTFENGKVTRFDAKSGREHLAKLLETDEGATHLGEVALVPHDSPISRMNRVFYNTGVDENASCHFALGSAYPVNIEGGTKLSKEQLLERGANVSLTHVDFMVGCAELDIDGELPDGTIEPVFRKGNWA; this is encoded by the coding sequence GTGGATAACTTCAATCAATTATTAGAAAAATACGCTGAACTGGTAGTAAGAGTAGGCGTTAATATTCAGCCGGGTCAGCTTCTGATCGTACAAGCCCCGATAGAGACGGTAGATTTGACGCGTCTAATCGTCGGCAAAGCCTATGAAGCCGGAGCTAAGCTAGTTCAGGTGGAATGGATCGACGAGATGATCTCGCGGATTAGATATGAGAAAGCGCCGGAGGATTCGTTCAGCTTCTATCCCAAGTGGGAAGCCGACAAGATGGAGCAATTTGCGGAAGCGGGCGGTGCGCTACTATACATTAAAGTTCCTGACCCTGAACTGCTTCGTGGCGTAGATAGCTTGCGGGTGTCTACCGCGGTGAAAGCAGCGGCCATTGCTCGTGAGAAATTCAACACCTACACTCACAACAATATCATCAGTTGGTCGCTGATCAAAGCTCCTACGCTCGCCTGGGCCAATAAAGTATTCGCTGATCTTCCGCAAGACAATCGCATCGATGCGATGTGGGAAGCAGTCTTCGCCATGAACCGGGTCGGCGGTGATGATCCTGTGCTGGCTTGGCAGGAGCATATCAAACAGCTCAAAGAGCGCCAGGAGTTCATGAACAACAAGCGCTACCGCAGCCTGCATTACCGTGCTCCGGGCACTGATCTACGTGTACAGCTGCCTGAAGGCTATCAATGGCTTGGCGGCGGTGACTTGAATGCTTCTGGTACGTATTTTGTCGCCAATATGCCAACCGAGGAGATCTATACGATGCCGCATCGTGCAGGCGTTGACGGTACAGTGCGTAGCACGCTTCCACTCAATTTGAACGGTCAACTGATCGAAGGGATCGAGCTTACATTTGAGAACGGAAAAGTGACCCGCTTCGATGCCAAATCCGGCCGTGAGCATCTGGCCAAACTGCTGGAGACCGACGAAGGTGCCACCCATCTTGGTGAAGTCGCGCTCGTTCCGCATGATTCTCCGATCTCGCGGATGAACCGGGTTTTCTATAACACCGGAGTCGATGAGAATGCGTCCTGCCACTTCGCGCTTGGCAGCGCCTATCCGGTCAATATTGAGGGAGGAACCAAGCTGAGCAAGGAACAGTTGCTAGAACGGGGGGCTAACGTAAGCCTGACTCATGTTGACTTCATGGTTGGTTGCGCAGAGCTGGACATTGATGGCGAGCTTCCTGACGGCACGATTGAACCGGTATTCCGCAAAGGGAACTGGGCGTAA
- a CDS encoding SDR family oxidoreductase: MSINLKVALITGANKGIGFQTARQLGQLGYMVLVGARDEERGREAEYRLQQEGLRALFIQLDVTQSVMINQVWKRIKEQYGKLDVLINNAAVASTDPHRHQFLELNMTDMRETLDTNFFGAMAVTQAVLPLMLESPAGRIVNVSSAMGSLTLNSNPRFLHYAHKPLAYNVSKTALNQLTVHLAHEFKNTNVKVNAACPGFASTDLNQGRGQRTASEAADIVVKLATLSNDGPTGKFFNAHGEIPW, encoded by the coding sequence ATGTCTATCAATCTGAAGGTAGCGCTGATTACAGGAGCGAATAAGGGAATTGGTTTCCAAACAGCCAGGCAATTAGGGCAATTGGGATATATGGTATTGGTGGGGGCACGAGACGAAGAACGTGGAAGAGAAGCAGAATATCGCTTGCAGCAAGAGGGATTGAGGGCTCTGTTTATCCAATTGGATGTGACCCAATCTGTCATGATCAATCAAGTATGGAAAAGGATTAAGGAACAGTATGGAAAGCTGGATGTACTGATTAACAATGCGGCTGTCGCTTCGACCGATCCGCACCGACACCAGTTCTTAGAATTGAATATGACAGATATGAGAGAGACGCTTGACACCAATTTCTTTGGTGCAATGGCTGTAACCCAGGCTGTATTGCCCTTAATGCTGGAATCCCCTGCAGGACGCATTGTCAATGTATCCAGTGCGATGGGGTCGCTCACGTTGAACAGCAATCCGCGTTTTCTTCATTATGCGCATAAGCCACTGGCGTATAACGTCTCCAAAACAGCATTAAATCAACTCACGGTTCATTTGGCTCATGAGTTTAAGAATACGAACGTCAAGGTAAATGCAGCATGCCCAGGGTTTGCCTCAACAGATTTGAATCAAGGGAGAGGCCAGCGTACAGCGAGTGAAGCCGCAGATATTGTAGTGAAGCTTGCCACCCTTTCGAATGATGGTCCAACGGGCAAGTTTTTCAATGCACATGGTGAGATTCCGTGGTGA